A window of the Ipomoea triloba cultivar NCNSP0323 chromosome 14, ASM357664v1 genome harbors these coding sequences:
- the LOC116004498 gene encoding pre-mRNA-splicing factor CWC22 homolog has protein sequence MARKYKHSDSSASDEEGEIRGGHRSSDEEAEREKGRSGSEHRREGEDKKRSPSSDSGASPRPSDGRRKGQSDGREVARKDEPEKEGGRSRIGREDAGRREKESSRRDKEENYRTRDRDEENYRTRDRDEENYRARDRDYERRRRSGREGDNKHGNGHRRRQDDDHDDDDDVRDREHKSQRHDSEDESEMKVERQRHRDRVEDDGGKNDRRERKHRRDRDDGNGHRRETDRRGRHREDPYEDYRDSRREERRREKERDRRVNNAEDGEKDRRYKSGEGKYDKENYNNESKQDRADDAKLNEDSKVSKHEGNVITQTPNLGRSGGVYIPPFKLARMMKEIQDKSSVEYQRMTWDALRKSINGLVNKVNATNIKNIIPELFAENLIRGRGLFCRSCMKSQMASPGFTDVFAALVAVVNTRFPEVGDLLLRRIILQLQRAYKRNDKPQLLAAVKFIAHLVNQQIVHELIALELLAVLLENPSDDSVEVAVGFVTECGSMLQDLTPRGLHGIFERFRGILHEGEIDKRVQFLIEGLFALRKAKFQGYPAVRPELDLVEQEDQLTHEISFQDTIDPEIALDIFKPDPNFIENEKKYEELKTAILGEESEEEGGSDAESGDDDDEEEDEDEEEDEEQMKIKDETETNLVNLRRTIYLTIMSSVDFEEAGHKLLKIKLEPGQEMELCIMLLECCSQERTYLRYYGLLGQRFCMINKVHQENFEKCFVQQYSMIHRLETNKLRNVAKFFAHLLGTDALPWHVLAYIRLTEEDTTSSSRIFIKILFQELSEHLGIRLLNDRLNDPTMQESYDSIFPKDNPKNTRFAINFFTSIGLGGITENLREYLKNMPRLIMQQQKPVSESESSGSDASESESESGSESSSSSSEEDTRRKRRRH, from the exons ATGGCTCGGAAGTATAAGCATTCTGACTCCAGTGCTTCAGATGAGGAAGGTGAAATTCGTGGCGGACATCGCTCTAGTGATGAAGAAGCTGAAAGAGAAAAAGGCAGGAGTGGGTCTGAGCATCGAAGAGAAGGCGAAGATAAGAAGCGCAGCCCTAGTTCTGATAGCGGCGCATCTCCCCGACCAAGCGATGGTAGAAGAAAAGGGCAATCTGATGGGCGTGAAGTCGCCAGGAAAGATGAGCCAGAGAAGGAAGGGGGGAGAAGTAGAATAGGAAGAGAAGATGCCGGCAGGCGTGAAAAGGAAAGTAGCAGAAGAGACAAGGAAGAAAATTACCGCACTAGGGATAGGGATGAAGAGAATTACCGCACTAGGGATAGAGATGAAGAAAACTACCGCGCTAGGGATAGAGATTATGAGCGGAGGCGTAGGAGTGGACGTGAAGGGGATAATAAACACGGGAATGGGCACCGGAGGAGACAAGATGATGATCATGACGACGACGATGATGTTAGGGATAGGGAGCATAAATCACAGCGCCATGACTCTGAGGATGAGAGTGAGATGAAGGTGGAGCGGCAAAGGCACCGGGACAGGGTGGAGGATGACGGTGGAAAGAATGATAGGAGGGAGAGGAAGCACCGGAGGGACCGTGACGATGGCAATGGTCACAGAAGGGAAACTGACCGCAGGGGTAGGCATAGGGAGGACCCCTATGAAGATTATAGGGATTCTAGAAGAGAAGAACGTAGGAGGGAGAAGGAAAGAGATAGGAGGGTTAATAATGCAGAGGATGGTGAAAAAGATAGAAGGTACAAAAGTGGGGAAGGGAAGTatgataaagaaaattataacaaTGAGAGCAAACAAGATCGTGCAGATGATGCAAAGTTGAATGAGGATTCTAAAGTGTCAAAGCATGAAGGAAATGTGATTACACAGACTCCCAATTTGGGAAGAAGTGGAGGAGTTTATATCCCTCCTTTCAAGTTGGCAAGGATGATGAAGGAGATACAGGATAAAAGCTCAGTTGAATACCAAAGAATGACTTGGGATGCTCTTAGGAAGAGTATAAATGGGTTGGTGAACAAAGTGAATGCAACTAATATAAAGAACATCATTCCAGAATTGTTTGCTGAGAACCTGATTCGTGGAAGGGGTCTGTTTTGCCGTTCCTGTATGAAGTCCCAAATGGCTTCTCCTGGTTTTACAGATGTATTTGCAGCATTAGTTGCTGTTGTAAACACTAGGTTCCCAGAGGTGGGTGATCTTCTTTTGAGGAGGATTATATTACAGCTTCAAAGAGCATATAAACGTAATGATAAG CCCCAGTTGTTGGCAGCAGTTAAATTTATTGCTCATCTTGTAAACCAACAAATAGTTCATGAGCTAATTGCTCTAGAATTACTTGCTGTTTTGCTGGAAAATCCCTCGGATGACAGTGTTGAAGTTGCTGTTGGTTTTGTTACTGAGTGTGGATCCATGCTCCAAGACCTCACCCCCCGTGGGTTGCATG GTATCTTTGAGCGGTTTCGTGGGATACTTCACGAAGGAGAGATAGATAAAAGGGTTCAGTTCTTAATTGAAGGTCTCTTTGCATTACGTAAAGCAAAGTTTCAG GGGTACCCTGCGGTACGTCCAGAGCTTGATCTGGTAGAGCAAGAAGATCAGTTGACCCATGAAATATCTTTCCAAGATACTATAGATCCTGAAATTGCTCTAG ATATTTTTAAGCCAGATCCTAATTTCATAGAGAATGAAAAGAAGTATGAAGAATTGAAAACGGCAATCCTAGGTGAGGAATCTGAGGAAGAAGGGGGTTCTGATGCTGAGTCtggggatgatgatgatgaagaagaggatgaagatgaagaagaggatgaagagcaaatgaaaataaaagatgAGACTGAAACAAACTTAGTCAACCTTCGGAGAACTATCTATCTAACAATTATGTCGAGTGTTGACTTTGAGGAAGCAGGCCATAAGCTGTTGAAAATTAAACTTGAGCCTGGTCAAGAG ATGGAGTTATGCATAATGCTTTTAGAGTGCTGCAGTCAGGAGAGAACTTACCTCCGCTACTATGGTCTTTTGGGGCAGCGTTTTTGCATGATCAACAAAGTTCACCAGGAGAACTTTGAGAAGTGTTTTGTGCAACAATACTCGATGATTCACCGTCTTGAAACTAATAAACTGCGAAATGTTGCCAAGTTTTTTGCTCATCTGCTTGGAACTGATGCATTGCCTTGGCATGTTTTAGCTTACATACGGCTTACAGAAGAAGACACTACCTCTTCTTCTCGTATATTTATCAAGATTCTCTTCCAG GAATTGTCAGAACACCTTGGAATCCGCTTGTTGAATGATCGTCTTAATGACCCGACAATGCAAGAATCCTATGACTCAATTTTCCCAAAGGATAATCCCAAAAACACTCGGTTTGCAATCAATTTCTTCACATCCATCGGTCTGGGTGGGATTACAGAAAACCTTAGGGAGTATTTGAAGAATATGCCACGGCTAATCATGCAGCAACAGAAACCTGTTTCAGAATCTGAGAGTTCTGGCTCGGATGCTTCAGAGTCTGAATCTGAGTCGGGATCTGAATCATCCAGCTCCAGCTCCGAGGAGGATACACGAAGGAAACGGAGGAGACATTGA
- the LOC116005336 gene encoding chaperonin-like RbcX protein 2, chloroplastic, with translation MGTLGVVVSSMVMDSHSSPCLCLDALPSCNLSGGDLALHRNSSSTSLCRRQIKTPGSLELSTSFLDRRGLGKGQRGNFSSLKKQKQPKKRGFTVVNELGGQYEETFEDVKSQILNYFTHKAVMTVLDQLQEMNPPQYQWLNGFIETNKPRDRKNFIRNLVKEKQDLAERVMITRLHLYGKWIKKCDHDELYNQISDQNLEVMRERLMETVIWPSDDTNTEVVG, from the exons ATGGGGACTTTGGGTGTAGTGGTTTCATCAATGGTGATGGACTCTCATTCCAGTCCATGCTTGTGTTTGGATGCTCTGCCTTCATGTAATCTGAGCGGTGGGGATTTAGCTTTACATAGGAATTCTTCTTCAACATCACTCTGCAGAAGGCAGATTAAAACCCCAGGTTCATTGGAATTGAGCACTTCATTTCTGGATAGGAGGGGGTTGGGTAAAGGGCAAAGGGGAAATTTCAGCAGTTTGAAGAAGCAGAAGCAGCCAAAGAAGAGGGGCTTTACTGTGGTGAATGAGTTGGGTGGTCAGTATGAAGAGACATTTGAAGATGTGAAATCA CAAATTCTCAACTATTTCACACACAAAGCTGTGATGACTGTTCTAGACCAGCTTCAGGAAATGAACCCTCCACAGTATCAATGGCTCAATGG ATTTATAGAAACAAATAAGCCTAGAGATAGGAAGAATTTCATTCGCAATCTTGTAAAG GAAAAACAAGACCTTGCAGAAAGAGTGATGATAACACGACTGCACCTCTATGGCAAATGGATAAAG AAATGCGACCATGATGAACTGTATAACCAAATATCTGATCAGAATTTGGAGGTGATGCGTGAACGACTCATGGAGACAGTGATTTGGCCATCAGATGACACAAATACAGAGGTGGTTGGGTGA